A segment of the Bordetella flabilis genome:
GCGCGTGCTGACCTCCAGCGGAGGCTTCGGCGAGGACTTCCAGATTCGCGGCTATACCGTCGCCAGCGGCGACGTCGGCCTGAACGGCCTGTACGGCCTGGCGTCCGCCAGCCGCATGCCCACCGCAATCATGGAACGCGTGGAAGTGCTCAAGGGTCCGGGCACGCTGATGTACGGTATCGGTCCCAACGGCAGCGTAGGGGGCGCGATCAACATCGTCACCAAGCGCGCGGGCGATGATCCCCTGACGCGCCTGACCACCACCTACCAGAGCAAGGGCCAGCTGGGCAGCCAGTTCGACGTGGGCCGCCGCTTCGGCGAGAACAACGAGTGGGGTATCCGGGTCAACGGCCTGTACCGCGATGGCGAAACTGCCATCGACGACAGCCGGCAGCAGCAAGGCCTGGGTGCGGTGGCGCTGGATTACCGCGGACAAAAACTGCGCTGGTCGCTGGACGCCTACGACCAGCGCGAGGATACCGACAACTTCCGGCCGCAGATCGGGTTCCAGTCGTCCGTGACGTCGCTGCCGTCGCCGCCTTCGGGGCACCGCAACTGGTTCCCGGGCACGGAGCTCAAGCTGGCCGACTCCACCATCGCCACCCGCCTCGAGTACGACATCACCGACAACCTTACCGTCTACGCGGCGGGAGGTTACCGCTACGGCTCCGCGGACCAGACCTTCCCTTCCGGCCCGGCCGACGCGCAGGGCAATTTCACGGTCACCAATGCCTACTACGACTCCTACTCCCGCACCAAGACGGGAGAGATCGGCATGCGCGCCAACTTCGACACCCTGGGGGTGCATCACACGCTTACCTTGGGCGCCACGCGGCTGGACCAGGAAGCCGGCAATGCCTATGTGACGTCGGCCACCACGGCACGGTCCAATATCTACCACCCGTCCGACCTGCCGGACATCACCGCGCATCGCGGCGCGCCCAGTAAAGCGTCGAACACGGAACTGACCAGCCTGGCGCTGACCGACACGCTTTCCTTCGCCAATGACCGCCTGCTGATCACAGGCGGGCTGCGCCGGCAACAGGTGGTCCTGGACAACTACTCCACCAGCACCGGCGCGCGCACCTCTTCCTACGACGAGGACGCGATTTCGCCGCTGGCGGGCATCGTCTTCAAGCCGGTCTCGAACGTGTCGCTGTACGGGAATTTCACTTCGGGCCTGACGCGCGGGGGCATCGCGCCCGCCACGGCCGCCAACGCGGGCCAGGTCTTCGCGCCCTACAAGTCCAAGCAATACGAGGCGGGGGTAAAGGTCGACTGGGGCGCGCTGATGACCAGCGCATCGGTGTTCCAGATTACGCGGCCGAACTCGGTCACGGACCCCGATACCAACATCTACAGCTTCGACGGCGAGCAGCGCAACCGCGGGCTGGAGCTCGCGGCGTATGGCGAGGCGATGCCTGGCCTGCGCATGATGGCCAGCACCACGTTCTACGACGCCAAGCTGACGCGCACCGCGGGCGGCACCAACGACGGCAACGATGCCAACGGCGTGCCGCGCAATGCCTTCAACCTCGGCGTGGATTGGGATACCCCGTGGGTCCAGGGTCTGAGCCTGAACGCCCGCGTCATTCATACGTCGTCGGTCTACTACAACGCGTCCAACACCCTGAAGGTGCCGGCCTGGACGCGCTACGACATCGGGGCCCGGTACAGCACCAAGGTCATGGGCAAGTCGGTGGTCTTCCGCGCCAACATCGAAAACCTATTCAACAAGGACTACTGGCTGGTCAGCGGCTCCTACATGACCGTGGCGGCGCCTCGCACCCTGCTGCTATCCGCCCAGATCGACTTCTGATGCCTGCATTCTTTTCGCCGCACGCCCGCCTGGGGCCGCTGGTCTCGCGCATCCTGGCCGCCCTCCTGGGCGGCTACGCGCTGGCGGCGCTGGGCAGCGTGGCCGCGCTTGCCCTGCCCATCTCCGCTCCCCAGGGCGTGTTGACCGGCATGCTGGCCAGCTTCGCCGTCTACACGGGGGCGGCCATATGGGTGTTCGCCGTGCGCAGCGCATGGCGGGCATGGGCCGGCTTGCTGGTAGCCGCGCTGCCCTTGCTGGCGGCGGCAGGCTACGTCTGGACACGGGGTCCCGCGCCATGAAGCGCGCTGACCACACAGGCTCGGCCAGGCCCAAGGGCCGCGGCATCCGCCAGACCATGTCCGACCTGCATACCTGGACGGGGCTGCTGGCGGGCTGGATGCTCTACGCCATGTTCCTGACCGGCACGGTCAGCTACTTCAAGGACGAGATCTCGCAGTGGATGCGGCCCGAGCTGCCGCAGCAACACCAGGTGCCCGATCCCGCGCAGGTCGCCGAGCGTATCGCGTCCCGGCTCGCGACGATTGCGGCGGGAAGCGCGCAATGGAGCATGGAGCTGCCCACGGAACGCAGCAACGTCGTCAGCGCCTTCTGGCGCAAGCCCGACGCCAAACCGGGGGAGCGCGCCTTCCGATCGG
Coding sequences within it:
- a CDS encoding TonB-dependent receptor, with amino-acid sequence MNQVRARKRQTTLPFRRTAWACAAGRIALCGLVASPALAAPLAVHAQEAESRSYDIPAGMLEDVLNRFGREAGIMLSFRPDIAAGRHSQGLTGNHTVQSGLAALLAGTGIEAVRQSNGSYVLSRPAGAAGHAVQLPTVTVQAAGGDGLPAPYAGGQIASGGGLGILGTSDVMDVPFNTTNYTAETLQDLQARTLADVVVNESSVRVLTSSGGFGEDFQIRGYTVASGDVGLNGLYGLASASRMPTAIMERVEVLKGPGTLMYGIGPNGSVGGAINIVTKRAGDDPLTRLTTTYQSKGQLGSQFDVGRRFGENNEWGIRVNGLYRDGETAIDDSRQQQGLGAVALDYRGQKLRWSLDAYDQREDTDNFRPQIGFQSSVTSLPSPPSGHRNWFPGTELKLADSTIATRLEYDITDNLTVYAAGGYRYGSADQTFPSGPADAQGNFTVTNAYYDSYSRTKTGEIGMRANFDTLGVHHTLTLGATRLDQEAGNAYVTSATTARSNIYHPSDLPDITAHRGAPSKASNTELTSLALTDTLSFANDRLLITGGLRRQQVVLDNYSTSTGARTSSYDEDAISPLAGIVFKPVSNVSLYGNFTSGLTRGGIAPATAANAGQVFAPYKSKQYEAGVKVDWGALMTSASVFQITRPNSVTDPDTNIYSFDGEQRNRGLELAAYGEAMPGLRMMASTTFYDAKLTRTAGGTNDGNDANGVPRNAFNLGVDWDTPWVQGLSLNARVIHTSSVYYNASNTLKVPAWTRYDIGARYSTKVMGKSVVFRANIENLFNKDYWLVSGSYMTVAAPRTLLLSAQIDF
- a CDS encoding DUF3649 domain-containing protein; protein product: MPAFFSPHARLGPLVSRILAALLGGYALAALGSVAALALPISAPQGVLTGMLASFAVYTGAAIWVFAVRSAWRAWAGLLVAALPLLAAAGYVWTRGPAP